In Cryptosporangium phraense, the genomic stretch GCGGCCGTCCCGGCGCGGCACGGATCCTCTTTCGCGAGGCGTTGCTCGACCACGTCGTCCAGCAGCTGTGCCAGGTCCTCGTGGGTGCGGGCCCGTTGAAAGAACTTCCGGTGGAAGGTGTCCGGGACGAACCGTTCGAACGTCACCCGCCGTCCGGGACGCACGAGCGTGCGGAACAGGTTGGGCTCGTCGGAGAGCGAGTCGGGGAGTTCGTGGAAGTCCACCGCGTGCCGGGTGCCGATCAAGTCGAAGACCGTGGTCAGGTCGGTCGGCGGCGGGATCACCGTGTCGGCCAGCATCGGTGAGACGGCCTGCGCGAGCTCGAATCTCCGCTTCTCCAGACGCACCCGGGTCTCGTCGGACTCCTCGCGGTCCTCCAGGTCGACGATGGCCTGGATGATCCCCTCGATCTTCGGGCTCAGGAGCTGGCGACCGGACCGGATGCGCGCGGCGAACCCGGTCTGTTTCGCCGACAGTGCGACCCGTAGCCCGAGCTCAGCGGCCCGCTGCCCGCCCAGACCGGCAGCGAGCAGCGCGATGTCGCCGTAGACGCGATGGAAGACGACGGCGAGCGGCGCCCGTGACCGGGCGATGACCCGCCAGCGGCCACGCACCTCCTCGGCGATGTCGAGAGCCTGGTGCCCCAGCTCGGTTGCTCGCCGGTGATCGGCCGGTGAGACGGCGTGCTCGGCCAGATGTTCAGCGACGGCGAGGATCACCGAGAGCCGCTGCAGCTCGCGGTCCGACGTCGGCACCTCGTCGTGGTCTTCGCGGACGCGGCGGAGAGCGTCATCGAGCCGGTCGGCGGCGTGGGCGTCGCCGGCCTCCCACAGCGCCAGCGCCACTCCGAAGTCGAAGTGGTAGCGGGTCGAGTATCCCGCCGCCCGGGTGTCGGACCAGTACCCGTCGAACTCCCCGAGCACCCGCTCGACGTGGCCGGCCTGACCGGCCTGGATCATGACCGCCGCGATCTCGAACATCAGGTGAGCCAGGTAGGGCTCGGCCCCGGTGCCGTGCAGATCCTCCTCGGACACCCAGGCCATCGCGACCGCGTCCTCGAGGTCGTCGGCGAGCCGGAGATCGCGGGCGGTCGCGTACCGGTTGAACGTGTGGAGCATGAGATCGAGGGCCGGGTCGTCCGCACCACCGTCGGGATCGCGGAGCGCGCTCAACGAGCGGGCGTGGAAGTCCTTCGCCCGGTCGGGCTTCTCGACCGGGATGCCGACCAGGTCGCAGAAGCGCACGATCACGCCCGCGTATCTCCACGCCTGGGCCCGCGCGGCCCATTCCTCGTCGCTGGTGGCTACCGCGAGGTGGTGGTCGAGTGCGGTCGAGAACAGGCTCTTCTCGTCCTTCGCGAGGAGGGCCAGCGTCTCCCGCTGCCGGACGATTCCCACCGCCTCGTCGGCGTCGATCGCCATCATCAGCAGCTCGTCCCGATCGAGCGCGCGCCGGACCGGCTTCGAGACGTCGCTCATCGCTCGCCCATCCCCCAGAAGTCGCCCCCACCCTCCATGACGGACAGTCGACGGGCGCGCCGGACGGGCTCAGCGCGAGTAGCGGTGCTTGACGCCGACCGGGAAGTTGTCCGGATCCCCGACCGTGCGGACGTGCACCTCCGGCACCTGCCGAGCCGGCGGCACGTAGTGCGCGAACTCGCTGTTCACCGCGGTCACGTCGAGCAGCCGGTCCCCGTCCGCGGTGAAGATCAGGCAATCTCGTCCATCACGTCGCCCGGCGTCGCGACCAGGATCCGGTACCCCCACGGCCAGCGGGCTGCGCTCGGCCGCGCCGAAGTTCGGCGACGTCGTGGAACAGCTCAACCGGGTCGAGGCTCATGACCATGAACTACCACGCGGCCCCCGGCCGACGTAGGCCACGAAGCCCGCGAGGGCCAACCCACCGGCCACCAGGTCCGCCGGGCGGCTCGGACCTCCCTGCGTCGGCCAGGTCAGCACCTCTCCGAGCACTCCGTCGGCCGGGAAGATCGTCGCGCCGAGCGTCCACCCGAGCGGCAGGAACCAGGAGCGGCCGGTGCCGACCGTCGACGCTCCGAGGGCGGTGAGCCCGAGCAGACCGGCCGCATCGCGGACGACCGGCCGGACCGGGCCCGGGGTCAGCACCACGAGCACCAGCAGCAGAGCGGCCACCAGGTGCGACGCCCGCAACCACCCCCACGGACGAGCCGCGGTGCGGTCGAGGCTGTCGTCCGGGCCGCTCAGCGTGGCCGTGACCACCGCGACCAGCACCAGCACGGTCAGCACCAGCGCCGTCCGGTTGATCCCGCCGGGGCCGCCGAAGACCCA encodes the following:
- a CDS encoding CHAT domain-containing protein, translating into MSDVSKPVRRALDRDELLMMAIDADEAVGIVRQRETLALLAKDEKSLFSTALDHHLAVATSDEEWAARAQAWRYAGVIVRFCDLVGIPVEKPDRAKDFHARSLSALRDPDGGADDPALDLMLHTFNRYATARDLRLADDLEDAVAMAWVSEEDLHGTGAEPYLAHLMFEIAAVMIQAGQAGHVERVLGEFDGYWSDTRAAGYSTRYHFDFGVALALWEAGDAHAADRLDDALRRVREDHDEVPTSDRELQRLSVILAVAEHLAEHAVSPADHRRATELGHQALDIAEEVRGRWRVIARSRAPLAVVFHRVYGDIALLAAGLGGQRAAELGLRVALSAKQTGFAARIRSGRQLLSPKIEGIIQAIVDLEDREESDETRVRLEKRRFELAQAVSPMLADTVIPPPTDLTTVFDLIGTRHAVDFHELPDSLSDEPNLFRTLVRPGRRVTFERFVPDTFHRKFFQRARTHEDLAQLLDDVVEQRLAKEDPCRAGTAARPVADDLSEFDWLTLADSVLPAELRADLRTERSRPVELLISAHSWLCLVPWPALEVAEPTGGRVRLVERAVVTQTPVFTCLQHPRPAPVTGRALIRLVGRDEHGVDVRKERAAWKLDRKSTAGVPLSACDVIGAEPPVPWPGSFADASRSGDDWGFLHIAAHGEGRELEQRLEIPGDSLSFARALSLQWPGSVLMASCHVGQVINHASAEPLNLVMALLTGGARCVVAGMTSVDDRGTSEVAAKVVEKIRSGPVALDVALHEAQREASRGLERKWALLAAYVQ